In one Heterodontus francisci isolate sHetFra1 chromosome 18, sHetFra1.hap1, whole genome shotgun sequence genomic region, the following are encoded:
- the myf6 gene encoding myogenic factor 6, which translates to MMEMFETNPFYYHDQRYLVSENMVFPHLDGTGVSPLYPGSEDGLSPVGDANQPEPSCDSGGEEHVYAPPGLKSHCPGQCLIWACKACKRKSATTDRRKAATLRERRRLKKINEAFEALKRRTVPNPNQRLPKVEILRSAIHYIEKLQDLLHSFDQQEKMQENVDPTNGCKSSHSMVTTADCWGTNTCPSEWGNLSDHSNIPNKLHKEGNSSESSGTSSLHYLSSIVDSISTDESTALYTQDSNAK; encoded by the exons ATGATGGAGATGTTTGAAACCAACCCCTTTTACTACCACGATCAGCGATATCTGGTTAGTGAAAACATGGTTTTTCCACATTTGGATGGGACTGGGGTGTCACCCCTCTATCCGGGAAGCGAGGACGGCCTGTCTCCAGTCGGAGACGCAAACCAACCCGAACCAAGCTGTGACAGTGGCGGAGAGGAGCACGTGTATGCTCCGCCCGGCCTGAAGTCTCACTGCCCTGGCCAGTGCCTAATCTGGGCTTGTAAAGCGTGCAAGCGGAAATCGGCCACGACCGACAGGAGGAAGGCGGCTACTCTCAGGGAGAGGAGGAGGCTCAAAAAAATCAACGAGGCTTTCGAGGCGCTAAAACGGCGGACGGTGCCAAACCCGAACCAGAGACTACCCAAAGTGGAGATCCTCCGCAGTGCCATTCATTACATCGAGAAACTCCAGGATCTGCTGCATAGCTTTGACCAACAGGAGAAAATGCAGGAGAACGTGGACCCGACCAACGGCTGCAAAAGCTCTCATTCAATG GTAACCACTGCAGATTGCTGGGGAACAAACACCTGTCCTTCAGAATGGGGGAATTTGTCTGATCATTCCAATATCCCAAATAAACTCCACAAAGAAG GAAATAGTTCGGAATCATCAGGCACCAGCAGTCTTCATTACTTGAGCTCAATAGTAGACAGTATTTCAACGGACGAATCCACTGCACTATATACCCAAGACTCAAATGCAAAGTAA